The genomic window TCGACAGCCTCACATTGGCGGCCTTGATGATCTTCGCCCATTTCTCGGTCTCGCTTCTAACGAAAGCCGCCATCTGCTCCGGCGTCGAGGGGGTGGCCTCCGCGCCGAGCGCGTAGATGCGTTCTTTGATCGCGGGATCCTTCATGGCCCCGACAAAGGCCTCGTTGAGCTTGTTGATGACCGGCGCCGGCGTATCCGCGGGCGCGATCAGGCCGAACCAGCCGATGGATTCGTAACCCTTGATGCCGCCCTCGACGAATGTCGGCACGTCCGGCAGATGGCCGTCGCGCTTCAGGCCGGTCACGCCGAGCGCCTTGATCTTGCCCTGCTTGATCAGGCCCTGCGAGGACGGCACGTCAACGATCGCAAGCGGGATATGTCCGGCCAGCACGTCCTGCGTCGCCGGACCCGATCCTTTGTAGGGCACCAGCGGAATCTTCGTGCCGGCGAGGTGATTGAACAATTCCGAGGACAGATGCATTGCGGTGCCGTTGCCGCCGTGACCGATCGATACCTTTTGCGGGTCGGACTTGGCGAGCACGATGACGTCCGCCACCGTCTTGCCCGGGAACGACGCACCCGCCACCAGCACGAACGGAATGGCCGTGAGCATGGTGATCGGCGCGAGATCCCTCTGCGGATCGTAAGGCATCTTCGGCTTGAGACTGACATTCACCGACAAGGCGCCGGCCGCGCCGATGCCGATGGTGTAGCCGTCGGGCGCCGATTTCGCGACCGCGTCGACGCCGATGTCGCCGCCCGCGCCCGGGCGATTGTCGATGACGACCGGCTGGCCGAGCGTCTTCTCCAGATAAGGCTGCATCGCGCGCGCCAGAATGTCGGTCGAGCCGCCCGGCGGGAACGTGACCACGAGCTTGATGGGGCGGTTCGGATATTCCTGCGATTTTGCGAAACCGGTCGCAGTTAGAAATGCAGCGAGCGCAATCGCCGCCGTACGCATCAGCTTGAGCGTCATCTTTTTCTCCCACCAAATCTATTTTTCTTGTTTTGTTGTTGCAAATGACAATTGTTGTCGCTCACAACTGAATATGCAAGGATCAACCCGAGCCTGACATCGACAAAAAGAATCCACAATGTCGGAGCGAGGAAGCGCAGCTCACCATGAATGACACTACGTTACACGCCCGCGTCATTATTGTCGGGGCCGGCCCGGTCGGATTGACGCTCGCCATGGATCTCGCCTGGCGCGGCATCGAGGTGATCGTGGCGGAAACCCGCTATCCCGGCGAGCCGCCAAGCGTGAAATGCAATCACGTTTCCGCCCGCTCTATGGAGGTGTTTCGCCGGCTCGGGTTGGTGCAAAAGGTGCGCAATGCGGGACTACCGGCGGATTATCCGAATGATGCGTCCTATCGCACCACCTCGACCGGAATCGAATTGGCACGCATCCCAATTCCGGCGCGCGACAAGCGCTATACGGCCAAAGGTGGGCCAGATACCTGGTGGCCGACGCCGGAACCGCCGCACCGAATCAACCAGATTTACCTCGAACCCTTGTTGTTCGAACACGCGGCGGCAATGCCGGGCGTGCGGATCCTGAACCGGATCGAGGTTCAGGATTTCTCGCAGGATGATCGCGGCGTGGTCGCGTTGGCCCGCGACCTCGACAGCGGCGAGACGATCACAATCGCCGCTGATTATCTGGTCGGCTGCGATGGCGGCCGCTCCACCATCCGGCGCAAGATCGGTGCACAGCTCTCCGGCACGCCAGTGATCCAGCGCGTGCAGTCGACCTATATCCGCGCCCCAAAACTGCTATCGATGCTGCCGGGCGAGCGCGCCTGGATGTATCTGTCGCTCAATCCGCGCCGCACAGGCACGGTGATCGCCATCGACGGCAAGGAAACCTGGCTCATCCATAATCATCTTTATGACGGGGAGCCGGATTTTGATTTCATCGACCGCGACTGGGCGCTACGCACCATTCTCGGTGCCGGACCGGATTTCGAATATGAAATTCTGTCGAAGGAAGACTGGGTGGGGCGACGTCTCGTTGCCGACAAATTCCGCGACCGCCGCGCCTTCATCTGCGGCGACGCGGCGCATTTGTGGATTCCGTATGCCGGCTACGGCATGAATGCCGGCATCGCCGACGCGATGGACCTGTCGTGGATGCTGGCGGGGACGCTGAAAGGCTGGGCCGCGCCCGACATTCTGGAGGCGTATGAAGCCGAGCGTCAGCCAATCACCGAACAGGTCTCGCATTTTGCGATGGACATGGCGCTCAAGAACATGAAGCAGCGCAAGTCGACGCCGCCGGAAGTGGAAGCGCCGGGGCCGGAAGGCGACGCGGCGCGCGCGCGCATCGGTCAGGAAGCCTATGATCTCAACGTCAACCAGTATTGCTGCGGCGGATTGAATTTCGGCTATTTCTACAAGAACTCGCCGATCATTGCTTATGACGGCGCCGAGCCGCCCGCCTACAACATGTACGACTTCACGCCCTCCACCGTGCCCGGCTGCCGCGCGCCGCATCTGTGGCTGGATGACGGGCGCTCGCTCTATGACGCGCTGGGACCGGACTATACGTTGCTGCGTTTTGATGAAAGCGTCGATGTCTCGGATTTGATCGGCGCCGCCGAAAAACGCGGCGTGCCTCTGGCGCTCCTTGACGTGAAAGCGGCCGAAGCCGGCGCGCTCTATTCGCACAAGCTCGCGCTTGTGCGTCCCGACCAGCACATCGGCTGGCGCGGCGACGACGTTCCGATCGATCCACTTTCTCTGGTCGATCTGATCCGCGGGGCCGCAGTCGCGGCCATACGCAAGGCAGCGTAAATAGCCCGATATTGCCGCCTCTGCGCCATCCGGATTAAGTTGCCCTGCCGACACAAGGGGCGGAGATCGCAGTGCGTTACATTGTGGCAACGGCGCTGACAGGCACGGCTCTCATCACCCCGGCATTCGCGCATACCGAGGGTGGGCTGGCGGGAGGACTTGCCGGCGGCTTTCTGCATCCGCTGTTCGGCCTCGATCATGTCGCCGCGATGGTGGCGGTCGGATTATGGGGCGCCTTTCTCGGTGCTCCCGCGATTTTCATTCTGCCAATCGTGTTTCCGCTGGTGATGGCGTTTGGCGGCGTGCTCGGCATTCTCGGCATTCCCCTGCCCGGCGTCGAATTCGGCATCGCCATATCGGCGGTCGTGCTCGGCCTGATGGTGGCGCTCGCCGCCAAGGCGCATCTTGTGGTCGCCGCATTGCTGGTCGGCCTCTTTGCCATCTTTCACGGCTATGCACACGGCGCCGAATTGCCGGACGGCGCCGATGCGCTCGCCTATTCGCTCGGCTTTGTCATCGCCACCGGAACGCTGCATCTTGCCGGCATCGCCTTCGGCCTGCTGACGCAATGGCCGCAAGGGCGCCTTGCCGTACGCGCGGCCGGCAGCGTGATCGCCATTGCCGGTCTCGTCTTTCTTGGCCGGCTGATATGAGGCTGCGCCGCGCGGCGTTTGCGACGATCCTTGCCGCGTCGGGCACGCCTGCACATGCGCATACCGTGATCGAAGGCGTCAGCGGCTTTCCGGGCGGACTGCTCCACCCTTTGCTGGTGCCTGCACACGCTCTGTTGCTGTTGACGCTCGGCCTGTTGGCCGGACAACAAGCGTCCGCACGCCGCCGCATCATCCTTCCGCTATTTTCCGCCGCGCTGATCACAGCGATCGCTCTCATCGCGGCGGCGGTCGCGCTCGACACCCGCAACGCCCTGCTCTGGCTGTGCGCGGTCAATGGTGTCCTCGTCGCCTTGGCCTGGCCGCTGCCGCCGCTCCTGCCGGCGGCCTTGATCGTCGCCGGCGCCGTCGCGCTGATGCTGGATTCAGTGCCGGCTTTGCTCTCGGTGCGGGACACGCTGATGGCCCTGAGCGGCACCGCGTTCGGCGCGCTCGCCGTGTTCACCCTGGTTGTTGCGCTCTCGGCACGGGCAAACCAGCCCTGGCAGATGACCGGCCGGCGCATCCTTGGCTCCTGGGCCGCGGCCGGCGCCATCCTTGTGCTGGCCCTGCGGCTCGCGAAATAGGCCCGGCTTGCCAAACAGGGGGCTTTTTGCTGGATTGCGGTCCACAAGTCATTGGAGCGCCGAATGATTCCGTTTTTCGTGCAAATCAAATGCCAGCTTGGCAAATCCTACGAGGTCGCCAATCGTCTGGCGGATTCGGAAATCGCGTCGGAAATCTATTCGACCGCGGGTGAGTTCGATCTTCTGGCGAAATTCTATGTCGACCCCTCGACCGATATCGGCCATTTCGTGAACGAGAAGGTGCAGATCATTCCCGGCATCCAGGACACCCGCACTATCATCACATTCAAGGCGTTTTGAGTTTTATCTGCGGTTTATCCGACGCCGGGCGGGCCTTCCGGCTCTGGCGCGCGCTTGAGACCAAGCTGGCGCTCGCGATAGATCACGAACAGGCCGGCAGCCGCGACGATCGCAGCACCGGCGAAGACCAGCGGAACCGGCACTTCATCGAACATGAAATAGCCGAGGACCAGGGCC from Pseudorhodoplanes sp. includes these protein-coding regions:
- a CDS encoding tripartite tricarboxylate transporter substrate binding protein; translated protein: MTLKLMRTAAIALAAFLTATGFAKSQEYPNRPIKLVVTFPPGGSTDILARAMQPYLEKTLGQPVVIDNRPGAGGDIGVDAVAKSAPDGYTIGIGAAGALSVNVSLKPKMPYDPQRDLAPITMLTAIPFVLVAGASFPGKTVADVIVLAKSDPQKVSIGHGGNGTAMHLSSELFNHLAGTKIPLVPYKGSGPATQDVLAGHIPLAIVDVPSSQGLIKQGKIKALGVTGLKRDGHLPDVPTFVEGGIKGYESIGWFGLIAPADTPAPVINKLNEAFVGAMKDPAIKERIYALGAEATPSTPEQMAAFVRSETEKWAKIIKAANVRLSN
- a CDS encoding HupE/UreJ family protein — translated: MVATALTGTALITPAFAHTEGGLAGGLAGGFLHPLFGLDHVAAMVAVGLWGAFLGAPAIFILPIVFPLVMAFGGVLGILGIPLPGVEFGIAISAVVLGLMVALAAKAHLVVAALLVGLFAIFHGYAHGAELPDGADALAYSLGFVIATGTLHLAGIAFGLLTQWPQGRLAVRAAGSVIAIAGLVFLGRLI
- a CDS encoding Lrp/AsnC ligand binding domain-containing protein, producing MIPFFVQIKCQLGKSYEVANRLADSEIASEIYSTAGEFDLLAKFYVDPSTDIGHFVNEKVQIIPGIQDTRTIITFKAF
- a CDS encoding FAD-dependent oxidoreductase — protein: MNDTTLHARVIIVGAGPVGLTLAMDLAWRGIEVIVAETRYPGEPPSVKCNHVSARSMEVFRRLGLVQKVRNAGLPADYPNDASYRTTSTGIELARIPIPARDKRYTAKGGPDTWWPTPEPPHRINQIYLEPLLFEHAAAMPGVRILNRIEVQDFSQDDRGVVALARDLDSGETITIAADYLVGCDGGRSTIRRKIGAQLSGTPVIQRVQSTYIRAPKLLSMLPGERAWMYLSLNPRRTGTVIAIDGKETWLIHNHLYDGEPDFDFIDRDWALRTILGAGPDFEYEILSKEDWVGRRLVADKFRDRRAFICGDAAHLWIPYAGYGMNAGIADAMDLSWMLAGTLKGWAAPDILEAYEAERQPITEQVSHFAMDMALKNMKQRKSTPPEVEAPGPEGDAARARIGQEAYDLNVNQYCCGGLNFGYFYKNSPIIAYDGAEPPAYNMYDFTPSTVPGCRAPHLWLDDGRSLYDALGPDYTLLRFDESVDVSDLIGAAEKRGVPLALLDVKAAEAGALYSHKLALVRPDQHIGWRGDDVPIDPLSLVDLIRGAAVAAIRKAA
- a CDS encoding HupE/UreJ family protein; this encodes MRLRRAAFATILAASGTPAHAHTVIEGVSGFPGGLLHPLLVPAHALLLLTLGLLAGQQASARRRIILPLFSAALITAIALIAAAVALDTRNALLWLCAVNGVLVALAWPLPPLLPAALIVAGAVALMLDSVPALLSVRDTLMALSGTAFGALAVFTLVVALSARANQPWQMTGRRILGSWAAAGAILVLALRLAK